GTCGTCTCCCGTCGTTGCGGTTGGTGAAGCCAACAGGAGCGGGGCGTTCGCCGTTCCCAATTCGGTAATCCGTGCAGCCACCCGAAAAAAATCGGGAAGAGCGTGGGAATAGTTTTTTGCAGCGCACGTTCGTCTGTGTGTCCGGTGGCGCCCGCCACCCATCCTACCCAGGCTTGCGAAATCCCCACATGAGCAACCCGAAGCGTTCGATCCGGTCTGCGGCCTTGGCCGCGGCGATGCTCGCCGTGACTGCCGGCCACGCGTCCTTCTGGTCCTGGCGCAACGCGCCCACTCCTGTGGACGCCGTGCCGGGTCGCATCGAATCCGTCTCCTACTCCCCGTCGGGCCGCAGCTACGACCCGAACCACCAGCCGGTGGTCGACGCGGTGGAGCTGGACCGGGACATGACCGCCATCGCCGGCTTCGCCGACGGTGTGCGCACCTATTCCACGCTGGGCTCCCAGGGCGACGTCCCGGCCATCGCGGCCAAGCATGGCCTGGACGTCACGCTGGGCGTCTGGCTGAGCGACGACAAGGCCCGCAACGAGCGCGAGGTCGCCCGCGCCATCGTGCTGTCCCGCACCGTGCGCGGCATCGAGCGCGTCGTCGTCGGCAACGAGACTCTGCTGCGCGCCGAGCTGACCGACGCGGAGCTGGCCTCCTACATCCGCCGCGTCCGCGCCGGCGTGCCAAAGCACATCAAGGTCGGCACCGCCGACGTGTGGTCGGAGATCGTCAAGGCGAAGGAGACCATCGCGGCGTCCGACTACATGGGCGTCCACGTCCTGCCCTACTGGGAAGGCGTGCCGGTGGACAAGGCGCTGACCTGGATCCGCGACCGGCTGGACACCGTGCGCAAGGCGCATCCGGGCAAGCCGCTGTTCGTGGGCGAGGTGGGCTGGCCATCGGGTGGCGAGAACTTCCACGACGCCTACCCGACGCCGCAGGCGCAGGCCTTCGTCGTCCGCAACTTCGCCGCCGAGGCGGGGATGCTCGGCATCGACTACAACGTGGTCGAGGCGTTCGACGGTGTGTGGAAGTCCAGCATCGAAGGCTCGCCCGGCCCGACCTGGGGCGTGCTCGACGCCGACCGCGCCCCGAAATGGCCGCTGGCCGGCGACGTCCCGGCGCCCTGGGGCGACCGTGCGGGCGCCGCCGTGGCGCTGGCCCTCGGCCTCGCCCTGTCGGCCTTCGCCGCCTTCCGCCGCCGCACCAACATGACCTACGCGCTGGCCGCGTCGGTGGGCGCCAACATCGTCGGCTTCGGCGTCGGCTCGGCCGTCGCCGGCGCCTACGCCGAGTACTTCACCTTCGGCGCCGCGACCACCTGGGGCTCCGCCTTCCTGCTGGGCGCGCTGATGATGTCGGTGGCCTTCGCCGACCTGACCGAGGTGGCCCGCCGCCTGTTCACCGGCCGCGCCCCGGCCCTTCTGCCGCGGGTTCCCGCGGTGCCGGAGCACAAGCCGATGGTGTCCGTGCACATCGCCGCCTGCCGTGAGCAGCCGGACGTGCTGGCCGCCACGCTGACCTCGCTGGCCCGCGTCGACTATCCGGACTACGAGGTCGTCGTCCTCATCAACAACACCGAGGACGAGGCGCTGGTCCGCCCGGTCGAGGAGCTGTGCGCCGAGCTGGGCCCGAAGTTCAAGTTTCACTGGTACAAGCAGATTTCCGGTTTCAAGGCGGGCGCGCTGAACGCCGCGCTGCGCCACACCGACCCGCGGGCCGAGATCGTCGCCGTGCTCGACGCCGACTACACGGTCGAGTCGGACTGGCTGAACAAGCTGGCCCCGACCTTCGCCGACCCGCGCGTCGGCATCGTCCAGGCCCCGCAGGAGCATCGCGACGGCCATGAGACGCCGCTGAAGGCCGCCATGACCGCCGAGTACCGCCCCTTCTTCGACGTCGGCATGCAGGAGGGTCTGACCTCCCAGGCCTTCGTCTGCCACGGCACGATGATCATGCTGCGCCGCTCCGCCATGGAACAGGTCGGCGGCTGGTCGGAAGAGGGCATCTGCGAGGACACGGAGCTGGGCATCCGCATCCTGTCGGCCGGCTACCGCGCCGCCTACACCGACGAGCGTCTGGGCCAGGGCCTCGCCCCCGACAACTTCATGCAGTTCCGCAAGCAGCGCGACCGCTGGGTCTTCGGCTCCACCCAGATCCTGCGCGCCCACTGGCGGAAGTTCCTGCCCGGCGCCACGGAGCTGACGTTCGGCCAGAAGATCGGCTACCTGACCAACTGGGCGCGCTGGTGGTCGGACGCGGTGGGCGTGCTGGCCGCCGGTGCGGCGGTCACCTGGACCTTCGCGTCGCTGGTCCTGCCGCTGCACCTGCCGCCGGTCCAGGCCACCGCCGCGGTGCTGGGCGCCCTGGTCCTGCGCGCCGGGTCGAGCCTGCTGGCCTCGCGCTACGCCTCCGGCAACTCGTGGAAGGAGAGCTTCGGGGCCTGCGCCGTGGGCATGGCGCTGTCCACCACGGTGGCGCTGGCTGCGCTCCGCGGCGTGGTCCGCAAGCGCGACGCCTTCCGCGTCACCGCCAAGGGCGGCAAGCGGACCCAGGGCGCCTTCTGCGCCAAGCCGGAGGCCTGGCTGTCGGGTGCGCTGCTGGTCTCCGCCGTGACCGCGTGGTTCGCCAACCCGC
The window above is part of the Azospirillum sp. TSH58 genome. Proteins encoded here:
- a CDS encoding glycosyltransferase encodes the protein MSNPKRSIRSAALAAAMLAVTAGHASFWSWRNAPTPVDAVPGRIESVSYSPSGRSYDPNHQPVVDAVELDRDMTAIAGFADGVRTYSTLGSQGDVPAIAAKHGLDVTLGVWLSDDKARNEREVARAIVLSRTVRGIERVVVGNETLLRAELTDAELASYIRRVRAGVPKHIKVGTADVWSEIVKAKETIAASDYMGVHVLPYWEGVPVDKALTWIRDRLDTVRKAHPGKPLFVGEVGWPSGGENFHDAYPTPQAQAFVVRNFAAEAGMLGIDYNVVEAFDGVWKSSIEGSPGPTWGVLDADRAPKWPLAGDVPAPWGDRAGAAVALALGLALSAFAAFRRRTNMTYALAASVGANIVGFGVGSAVAGAYAEYFTFGAATTWGSAFLLGALMMSVAFADLTEVARRLFTGRAPALLPRVPAVPEHKPMVSVHIAACREQPDVLAATLTSLARVDYPDYEVVVLINNTEDEALVRPVEELCAELGPKFKFHWYKQISGFKAGALNAALRHTDPRAEIVAVLDADYTVESDWLNKLAPTFADPRVGIVQAPQEHRDGHETPLKAAMTAEYRPFFDVGMQEGLTSQAFVCHGTMIMLRRSAMEQVGGWSEEGICEDTELGIRILSAGYRAAYTDERLGQGLAPDNFMQFRKQRDRWVFGSTQILRAHWRKFLPGATELTFGQKIGYLTNWARWWSDAVGVLAAGAAVTWTFASLVLPLHLPPVQATAAVLGALVLRAGSSLLASRYASGNSWKESFGACAVGMALSTTVALAALRGVVRKRDAFRVTAKGGKRTQGAFCAKPEAWLSGALLVSAVTAWFANPLGTLSLELWAILLTAMAVPNLMAVGLAIGDMLPAGTPRPAPLPAPQGVVQPAAAPAKAANEPVAA